A stretch of the Pogoniulus pusillus isolate bPogPus1 chromosome 14, bPogPus1.pri, whole genome shotgun sequence genome encodes the following:
- the FAM83H gene encoding protein FAM83H — MARRSQSSSQGDNPLDPNYLPPHYKEYYRLALDVLTEEGKESYQRFLAEEAAPDFLCNSEVDHIIQNLQKPQYANQEGSTDTAGDNDMDGSSGTYWPMNSDLAVPELDLGWPMVFGFRGTEVTTLVQPPPPDNPSIKEEARRMIRAAQQVVAIVMDIFTDVDLLFEVLDAAARRVPVYILLDEMNSQLFLDTAAKCRVNLNYVEFLRVRTVSGPTYYCRTGMSFKGHVKEKFLLVDCMVVLSGNYSFMWSFEKIHRSIAHIFQGELVASFDEEFRILFAQSEPLVPPANLLAKAENAFAMAPFGNNLPFFPKKAPLMSFQRDESLFPSFMDRMDPDRYFLSNFRRDDMLRHTVEGSAMRMYKKVEMENSQMDPVRGFLRSKQLELDAFKRHSFAEGTFENFASSKQYARQMFMNNMDEFKIQASHFQKDQFYQYQFEHPHLPGRPQGLFERIRGGRPGFNELEDYGEGPRYPELESGFAQEGFPLRLDYVPSNSSREVRHGSDQLNPAGNGPMGMMLRRQNIGQKFICQTSPTQKQSLEQRLFLQDKDEDQDEDKNTQENRTGLRNWRISSYLSAYQSEPEEGLPMPMESEAYNDSLGDTHTKHPTDLLPAFKSPMAFNSKSLGLDGAKEFADPDRVGEEAPLMKQDTFRSRINPLIQRSSRLRSSLIFSAAKLDQPNTTIEKVQMMQKEQMSSEVTKDNETIKTAASSKVAELLEKYKAVGKDTERATVTHTKAVASYLQEETQSAEKKCTKSVQYKILESRVLDSKESCSTYKMHGEADRAFGMASSPPQLADAFSKDPLAQLGTKVDKLTSRFYPIDSKPALPEKESLIFVGDTQKLTLPDKKERVTFKDDSQKSGNTEPKRPQLRPSPTSVLEGLFRSPGSDSSLNRSEEDCSKQEQNPMEFLRKGSLRLKQLLNPKGEKKLEEESTSESGKSDKQVVALKRPSTGDSQETLEEEKPSKFAAAAPAKSSQPAQGRFPSSTANILYSSNLRDDTKVILEQISANSQKNRAELAKQLPSTSNPDLSRSTTSLERKGEKEKSCNIHRSESFGSQKRSLQRQPSEDRDTLLKKMENMRKEKKVYSRFEVFCKKDEHTSPSEEEYDTDAKDKKMGKFMPKILGTFKTKK; from the exons aTGGCTCGCCGATCGCAAAGCTCCTCgcagggggacaatccccttGACCCCAactacctgcccccccactacAAGGAGTATTACCGCCTGGCTCTGGACGTGCTCACTGAGGAGGGCAAAGAGAGCTACCAGCGCTTCctggcagaggaagcagctccTGATTTCCTTTGCAACTCGGAGGTGGATCACATCATACAGAACCTCCAGAAGCCCCAGTATGCCAATCAGGAAGGCAGCACCGATACCGCAGGTGACAATGACATGGATGGATCCTCTGGGACTTACTGGCCCATGAACTCAGACCTCGCTGTCCCGGAGCTTGACCTGGGCTGGCCAATGGTCTTTGGGTTCAGGGGAACAGAGGTGACAACTCTGGTGCAGCCACCACCCCCGGACAACCCCAGCATCAAGGAGGAGGCTCGCAGAATGATCCGAGCGGCTCAGCAG GTGGTAGCCATCGTGATGGACATTTTCACTGACGTGGATCTGCTGTTCGAGGTGCTGGACGCTGCTGCTCGCAGAGTGCCTGTGTACATCCTGCTGGATGAAATGAACTCTCAGCTCTTCCTGGATACAGCTGCTAAATGCAGAGTCAACCTGAACTATGTGGAG TTCCTAAGAGTGAGGACAGTTTCTGGCCCAACCTACTACTGCCGCACAGGGATGTCCTTCAAAGGCCACGTGAAAGAGAAATTCCTCTTGGTGGACtgcatggtggtgctgagtggCAACTACAG ctttatgtgGTCCTTCGAGAAGATCCACCGCAGCATTGCGCACATCTTCCAGGGGGAGCTGGTGGCCAGCTTTGACGAGGAGTTCCGCATCCTCTTTGCGCAGTCGGAGCCTCTCGTCCCTCCAGCCAACCTCTTGGCCAAGGCGGAGAACGCCTTTGCCATGGCCCCTTTTGGCAATAATCTGCCTTTCTTCCCGAAGAAAGCCCCCCTGATGTCGTTCCAGAGGGATGAGAGCCTCTTCCCCTCCTTCATGGACCGCATGGACCCGGACAGGTACTTCCTGTCCAACTTCCGTCGGGACGACATGCTGCGGCACACCGTGGAGGGCTCGGCCATGCGGATGTACAAAAAGGTGGAGATGGAGAATTCCCAGATGGACCCTGTCAGGGGCTTCCTCCGTTccaagcagctggagctggatgccTTTAAGAGACACAGTTTTGCAGAAGGGACGTTTGAAAACTTTGCTTCCTCCAAGCAGTATGCTAGGCAGATGTTCATGAACAACATGGACGAGTTTAAAATCCAGGCCAGCCACTTTCAGAAGGATCAGTTCTACCAGTACCAGTTTgaacacccccacctccctggcaggccTCAGGGACTCTTTGAGAGGATCCGAGGTGGCAGGCCAGGGTTCAATGAACTGGAAGACTACGGGGAGGGGCCGAGATACCCTGAGCTGGAGTCGGGCTTTGCACAGGAGGGCTTCCCCCTGAGGCTGGATTACGTGCCGTCCAATTCTTCCCGCGAGGTCAGACACGGCTCCGACCAGCTCAACCCCGCGGGCAACGGGCCCATGGGAATGATGTTAAGAAGGCAGAACATAGGACAGAAGTTTATCTGCCAGACTTCTCCCACacagaagcaaagcctggaacaACGCCTCTTCTTGCAAGACAAAGATGAGGACCAAGACGAAGACAAAAACACCCAGGAGAACAGAACAGGTTTACGCAACTGGAGGATCTCTTCCTACCTTAGTGCCTACCAGTCTGAGCCAGAAGAAGGCCTTCCCATGCCTATGGAATCGGAGGCATATAATGATAGTCTTGGGGATACCCACACGAAGCACCCCACTGACCTCCTGCCAGCGTTCAAATCTCCCATGGCTTTTAACAGCAAGTCACTGGGGCTCGACGGTGCCAAAGAATTTGCAGATCCGGATCGAGTAGGTGAAGAAGCTCCTCTGATGAAACAAGATACCTTCAGGTCCAGAATCAATCCTTTGATACAGAGGAGCTCAAGACTCAGGTCCTCTCTGATCTTCAGTGCTGCCAAGTTAGATCAGCCTAACACCACGATAGAAAAGGTTCAGATGATGCAAAAAGAACAAATGTCTAGCGAGGTGACAAAGGACAATGAAACCATCAAGACAGCTGCCTCATCCAAAGTGGCAGAGCTTCTAGAGAAGTACAAAGCTGTGGGCAAAGACACAGAGCGAGCTACAGTCACTCACACCAAAGCTGTCGCCAGCTACCTACAGGAAGAGACGCAGAGCGCAGAGAAGAAATGCACCAAATCTGTGCAGTACAAGATCCTTGAGAGCAGGGTGCTGGACTCCAAAGAGTCCTGCAGTACTTACAAAATGCATGGAGAGGCTGACAGAGCCTTTGGAATGGCCTCATCGCCTCCCCAGCTTGCTGACGCCTTCAGTAAAGATCCCCTAGCACAGCTGGGTACCAAGGTGGACAAGTTAACGTCTCGCTTTTACCCCATAGACAGTAAACCTGctcttccagagaaggagagcctCATATTTGTAGGAGACACTCAGAAATTGACTCTTCCAGACAAAAAGGAAAGAGTGACGTTCAAAGATGACAGCCAAAAGTCAGGCAATACAGAACCGAAGAGACCACAGCTCAGGCCGAGTCCCACATCGGTTCTGGAAGGCCTGTTCAGGAGCCCTGGCTCTGACAGCTCCCTCAACAGATCCGAGGAGGACTGCTCGAAGCAAGAGCAGAACCCGATGGAGTTCCTACGGAAAGGGTCGCTCCGGCTGAAGCAGCTTCTGAACCCGaagggggagaagaaactgGAGGAGGAATCCACTTCTGAGAGTGGAAAATCTGACAAGCAGGTGGTGGCTCTCAAACGACCTTCCACAGGGGACAGTCAGGAAACGCTGGAAGAAGAGAAGCCCTCTAAGTTTGCGGCAGCAGCGCCTGCCAAGAGCAGCCAGCCGGCACAGGGCAGGTTCCCTTCCTCCACAGCCAACATCCTCTACAGCAGCAACCTCCGAGATGACACCAAGGTAATTCTGGAACAGATCTCTGCCAACAGTCAGAAGAACAGGGCTGAACTGGCCAAGCAGCTGCCATCCACCAGTAACCCTGACCTTTCTAGGTCAACGACGAGcttggaaaggaaaggggagaaggagaagagctgTAACATCCACAGGTCAGAGAGCTTTGGGAGCCAGAAACGAAGCCTGCAGCGGCAGCCCTCGGAGGACAGAGACACCCTGCTGAAAAAGATGGAGAACATGCGGAAGGAGAAGAAAGTCTATAGCAGGTTTGAGGTCTTCTGCAAGAAGGATGAACACACAAGTCCGAGCGAAGAAGAGTACGACACAGATGCCAAAGACAAGAAGATGGGAAAATTCATGCCCAAAATCCTGGGGACCTTCAAGACCAAAAAATGA